ataacaaattagttttgaattttgaatgaaaataaaaaatatattacacCAAGAACGGTAAATACAcatttgagtaatgtgaataatttgacagaaagaaaaagaaaattctaaaTGGGAAGCTAACAAATGGCAATAATATGTAGATCGAGGCGTTAAGCCAACCTTACCCACTGTTAACTACCAACCAACTAAACAGTGTGTATCAAACAAACCCCCTGCATAATATGATAGAGAGAGCACAGAAAAGCTAAAGAAACAACCTTATCACTTATAGCTCATTCATGGCCTCCTCTGCTCTCCCTCTCCCTATCTCGCCGCCTTCAACCACCCCCTCTACTGTCAGCACCGCCAACAACAACCCTTCCCATTCCTCTACTACCATCATCTGCTCTCCACCCCCTAACCCAACTCTGAGAACTCCTTCCATCCGTTCTCGCCTTAGCCGGATATGCCAACAAGGCCAACCCCATGTCGCCCGCCAGCTTTTCGACACAATTCCCCAACCAAAAACAGTTCTTTGGAACACTATCATCATCGGTTACATTTGCAACAATATGCCCCATGAAGCCCTTTTATTCTATTCACATATGAAGAGTTGCTCCTCTCTCACCAAATGCGACTCTTATACTTACTCCTCTGTCCTCAAAGCTTGTGCTCTATCGCGTCATTTTCGCATAGGTAAAGCCGTTCATTGCCATTTCATTCGGGGTTTAACCTATCCTAGTAGGATCGTGTATAATGCTTTGTTGAATTTTTATGCTACTTGTTTGAGTTCTATGGATAATAAGGAAATAGGTGGTTATATTGAAGGCTTTGATTATGTGAAACATGACTTGGTATGTAAAGTGTTTAATATGATGCGTAAGAGAGATGTGGTCGCTTGGAATACTGTGATTTTGTGGTATGTAAAGACAGAGAGATATTTGGAAGCAGTTAAGCTGTTtaggaatatgatgaaaacaggGATAAAACAAAGTGCAGTTAGTTTCGTTAACATTTTTCCAGCTATATCTGGTTTAGAGGACTATAACAATGCTGAAGTTCTTTACGGGATGCTTCTCAAGTCGGGTGATGAATGTGTTGATAACTTTTTTGTTGTTAGTTCGGCAATTTCCATGTTTGCAGAGCTTGGTTGCCTTGATTTTGCTAGGAAGATTTTTTACAATTGCTCGCCGAGAAATATAGAGATTTGGAACACTATGATTGGAGGGTACCTTCAAAATAATGTTCCGGTTGAAGGAATTAAGCTTTTTATTCAAGCTATGGAATCAGGAACTGTTTTTGATGACGTCACTTTTCTCTCAGCATTAATTGCTGTTTCACAGTTGCAGCAGTTGCATTTGGCAAAACAGCTACATGCCTATGTAATTAAGAATGAACGCAAATTGCCACTTATGGTAGCCAATGCTATACTCGTTATGTATTCCAGGTGCGGTTCAATTCACACATCATTTGAAATTTTTGATAAGATGCCTGTAAGAGATGTCATTTCTTGGAATACCATGGTATCTGCTTTTGTACAGAATGGGTTGGATGATGAAGGGTTATTACTTGTATATGAGATGCAGAAGCAAGGTTTCTTGGTTGATTCTGTGACTGTAACTGCTATACTTTCAGCAGCATCAAATCttagaaaccaagaaattggaaaACAGACCCATGCTTATCTTCTTAGGCATGGCATTAAGTTTGAGGGGATGGACAGTTATACTATAGATATGTATGCTAAATCTGGCTTGATTAGGAATTCACAGATACTTTTTGAAAAAAGCAATTCAAGCAATAGAGATCAAGCCACGTGGAATGCTATGATTGCTGGTCTTGCACAGAATGGGCTTATTGAAGAAGCTATTGTCGTATTTAGAAAAATGCTTCAGCAAAATGTAGTGCCCAATGCTGTGACGTTGGCATCAGTTCTCCCAGCATGTAGTCTAATGGGGAATATAGATTTTGGTAAGCAACTCCATGGATTTTCTGTTCGTAATTTGTTGGACTCCAATGTCTTTGTGGGAACAGCTTTAGTTGACATGTATTCCAAATCTGGTGCCCTCAAACTTGCTGAAAACATGTTTTCTAAGATCCCTGAGAAAAATTCTGTTACATACACCACAATGATGTTGGCTTATGGTCAACATGGGTTGGGCAAGAAAGCTCTCACTTTGTTTCGCTCAATGCAGGTTTCCGGCATTCAGCCTGATGCCATTACCTTTGTTGCAGTCTTATCAGCTTGTGGCTATGCTGGGTTGGTTGACGAGGGCCttcatatattttattcaatGGAGAGGGAGTTTAACATCCAGCCCTCAACGGAGCATTATTGTTGTGTTGCTGACATGCTAGGGAAGGTTGGGAGGGTTTATGAAGCCTATGAGTTTGTTGAGCAATTAGGTGAAATGGGTAACTCCTTGGAGATTTGGGGATCACTTCTTGCATCTTGTAGGCTTCACCAAAAATCTGACTTGGGTGAAGTTGTGGCCAAGAGGTTGCTTCAAATGGATACAGAAAACAGTACCACAGGATATCATGTTTTGCTCTCAAATATATATGCAGGGGAAGGAAACTGGGAAAGAGTTGATAGAGTGAGAAAAGAAATGAAGGAAAAGGATATGCGGAAGGCTGTTGGTTGTAGTTGGATCGAGGTGGCTGGTTGTGTGAACTATTTTACTTCAAAGGATCAAGAACACCCCCAATCTGATAAGTTATATGAATTGTTAGGACTTCGCAAAGAGATGAAAAGATGTTGATTACAATAAATCATTTTAGAATTCATGTTTACTTGGGATTTCTGAATTTGATTACAAAAGAGGAACATAACTCGTGGACGGTGATTACACCTAGAGACTACAAATGGGACATGAACATGATGTTACTTGGAGCTTTATTGATATGTGGCTAGGATTCTGGAGCAAGTTACTCACTAGGAGCCTGTTTGAGCAGGTTGGCATTCATTGCTAGCAGAATACCTTGACATGGTGTTTGGTATCTAACTTGAGCATTGGAGAGTG
The Gossypium hirsutum isolate 1008001.06 chromosome A07, Gossypium_hirsutum_v2.1, whole genome shotgun sequence genome window above contains:
- the LOC107952838 gene encoding pentatricopeptide repeat-containing protein At3g22150, chloroplastic, whose amino-acid sequence is MASSALPLPISPPSTTPSTVSTANNNPSHSSTTIICSPPPNPTLRTPSIRSRLSRICQQGQPHVARQLFDTIPQPKTVLWNTIIIGYICNNMPHEALLFYSHMKSCSSLTKCDSYTYSSVLKACALSRHFRIGKAVHCHFIRGLTYPSRIVYNALLNFYATCLSSMDNKEIGGYIEGFDYVKHDLVCKVFNMMRKRDVVAWNTVILWYVKTERYLEAVKLFRNMMKTGIKQSAVSFVNIFPAISGLEDYNNAEVLYGMLLKSGDECVDNFFVVSSAISMFAELGCLDFARKIFYNCSPRNIEIWNTMIGGYLQNNVPVEGIKLFIQAMESGTVFDDVTFLSALIAVSQLQQLHLAKQLHAYVIKNERKLPLMVANAILVMYSRCGSIHTSFEIFDKMPVRDVISWNTMVSAFVQNGLDDEGLLLVYEMQKQGFLVDSVTVTAILSAASNLRNQEIGKQTHAYLLRHGIKFEGMDSYTIDMYAKSGLIRNSQILFEKSNSSNRDQATWNAMIAGLAQNGLIEEAIVVFRKMLQQNVVPNAVTLASVLPACSLMGNIDFGKQLHGFSVRNLLDSNVFVGTALVDMYSKSGALKLAENMFSKIPEKNSVTYTTMMLAYGQHGLGKKALTLFRSMQVSGIQPDAITFVAVLSACGYAGLVDEGLHIFYSMEREFNIQPSTEHYCCVADMLGKVGRVYEAYEFVEQLGEMGNSLEIWGSLLASCRLHQKSDLGEVVAKRLLQMDTENSTTGYHVLLSNIYAGEGNWERVDRVRKEMKEKDMRKAVGCSWIEVAGCVNYFTSKDQEHPQSDKLYELLGLRKEMKRC